The following proteins are co-located in the Bacillota bacterium genome:
- a CDS encoding VWA domain-containing protein, with product MFKDPYFLLLLGFIPLLVLPKRRPQALPFPAFGCLKGAGGSWRTRLIKLPVLLRIGALVLFVLALANPVRTLRTIRYGEGLDVILAIDVSTSMLAEDFTVGNQRQNRLEVVKMVVADFVRKRQDDRIGVVVFGKDPYTLSPLTWDRQWLTQQLQRVEIGMVEDGTAIGAAIVAAANRLKDSPAEEKVIILLTDGVNNVTTVEPALAAQTAAALGIRIYTIGVGSLGPVPYPTTDAFGRTRYVSVQINLDEDLLRHIAEVTGGQYYFAANTEELQEIYEEIDRLEQTPMEIPEYQIQAPLYLYFLLGGLVLLLLEILLRETWLRRIP from the coding sequence TTGTTTAAAGATCCATATTTCTTGTTGCTCCTTGGGTTCATTCCGCTGCTGGTGTTGCCGAAAAGAAGGCCCCAGGCCCTTCCCTTTCCCGCCTTTGGTTGTCTGAAAGGGGCGGGGGGTTCCTGGCGAACCAGGCTGATCAAGCTACCCGTGCTTCTGCGGATCGGTGCCTTGGTGCTCTTTGTGCTGGCCTTGGCTAACCCGGTGCGTACCCTCCGGACCATCCGCTACGGGGAAGGGTTAGATGTGATTCTTGCCATCGACGTTTCCACCAGTATGTTGGCGGAAGACTTCACGGTGGGAAACCAGCGCCAGAACCGCCTGGAGGTGGTGAAAATGGTGGTGGCGGATTTCGTTCGAAAAAGGCAGGATGACCGGATTGGTGTGGTGGTTTTTGGGAAGGATCCCTATACCCTTTCACCCCTCACTTGGGACCGGCAATGGCTGACCCAACAGCTGCAACGGGTGGAGATTGGGATGGTGGAGGATGGTACCGCCATCGGGGCGGCCATCGTGGCGGCGGCCAACCGCCTGAAGGATTCCCCCGCGGAAGAGAAGGTGATCATCCTCCTCACCGATGGGGTGAACAATGTGACTACGGTGGAACCTGCTTTGGCTGCACAGACTGCTGCCGCGCTGGGGATACGGATCTATACCATCGGGGTGGGCAGTCTGGGGCCGGTGCCCTATCCCACCACCGACGCCTTTGGTCGCACCCGGTATGTGAGTGTGCAGATCAATCTGGATGAGGATCTACTAAGACACATTGCAGAGGTTACGGGCGGCCAGTATTACTTCGCCGCCAATACCGAAGAGTTGCAGGAAATCTATGAGGAGATCGACCGCTTAGAGCAAACCCCCATGGAGATTCCAGAGTATCAGATCCAGGCGCCCCTTTATCTGTATTTCCTGTTAGGGGGACTGGTACTTTTGTTGCTGGAGATCCTGTTGAGAGAGACTTGGTTAAGGAGAATTCCATGA
- a CDS encoding MoxR family ATPase: protein MVNRVLEQFHQVIVGQDYLVERLLIGLLANGHVLLEGVPGLAKTLAVRTLAASIAARFQRIQFTPDLLPADLLGTQIYNPQTGEFTTRKGPIFANIILADEINRAPAKVQSALLEAMQERQVTIGEQTFPLEEPFLVLATQNPIEQEGTYPLPEAQVDRFMLKLQVGYPTKDEEKEILERQAKTNPQLEVHPVVRPVDILEARTAVDEIYVDPKVKDYIVDLVFATREPEEYGLAHLREYIQWGASPRATICLTLAAKAHAFIKGRGYVTPHDVKSVSRDVLRHRIMLSYEAEAEEITVEEVINQILDEVPVP, encoded by the coding sequence ATGGTAAACCGGGTGTTGGAGCAGTTCCATCAAGTGATCGTGGGACAAGACTACCTGGTGGAAAGGCTGCTCATTGGGCTTTTGGCTAACGGTCACGTGCTTTTGGAGGGGGTACCGGGTCTGGCCAAGACCTTGGCGGTTCGCACTTTAGCGGCCTCCATCGCCGCGCGTTTTCAAAGAATACAGTTTACACCGGATCTGTTGCCTGCGGACCTGTTAGGAACGCAGATCTATAACCCCCAGACCGGGGAATTCACCACTCGGAAGGGTCCGATCTTTGCTAACATTATCTTGGCTGATGAGATCAACCGAGCGCCGGCCAAGGTACAAAGCGCCCTCCTGGAGGCGATGCAGGAACGCCAGGTGACCATTGGGGAGCAGACCTTCCCTTTGGAGGAGCCCTTCTTAGTGCTGGCCACCCAAAATCCCATCGAGCAGGAGGGAACCTATCCACTGCCGGAGGCCCAAGTGGACCGGTTCATGCTGAAGTTGCAGGTGGGTTATCCCACTAAGGATGAGGAGAAGGAGATCCTGGAGCGGCAGGCCAAAACCAATCCGCAACTGGAGGTCCATCCGGTGGTGCGGCCGGTGGATATCCTCGAAGCCAGGACTGCTGTGGACGAAATCTATGTGGATCCGAAGGTGAAGGATTATATCGTTGATTTGGTGTTTGCCACCCGGGAACCGGAGGAGTATGGTTTGGCTCACCTCAGAGAGTACATTCAGTGGGGAGCATCACCCCGGGCCACCATCTGCCTGACCCTAGCGGCCAAGGCCCATGCCTTTATCAAGGGTCGGGGCTATGTGACCCCCCACGATGTGAAGTCCGTGAGCCGGGATGTGTTACGGCATCGGATTATGCTCAGCTACGAGGCGGAGGCCGAGGAGATCACCGTGGAAGAAGTGATCAATCAGATTCTTGACGAAGTTCCTGTTCCCTAG
- a CDS encoding DUF58 domain-containing protein: protein MLPKELVRKLRRIQIYTDRLVDEALAGQYASAFKGTGMDFAEVRQYQPGDEVRRIDWNVTARMGTPYVKTYEEERELTVLLLVDLSASTKFGTKEQLKSELIAEFCAVLGFSALKNNDRVGMGIFTDRMELFVPPKKGRRHVLRLIREVLYFQSDRKGTDLEQALSFVNRVLTRRAVVFLISDFEDTGYERTLKVAQRRHDIIAVRVLDQRERSIPKLGLVSFVDPETGEHLVVDTTSPQVRRRLEQLLRDHHQAQKDIFKATRTDWIDITPGQDYIPVLRSFFAARKRKMSRR, encoded by the coding sequence ATGCTACCAAAGGAGTTGGTACGCAAACTAAGAAGGATTCAGATTTATACCGATCGCCTGGTGGACGAGGCATTGGCGGGCCAATATGCCAGTGCCTTCAAAGGTACTGGTATGGATTTTGCCGAGGTAAGGCAGTATCAGCCTGGTGATGAGGTGCGGCGCATCGACTGGAACGTGACGGCCCGCATGGGGACCCCCTACGTCAAGACCTATGAGGAAGAGCGGGAACTGACGGTGCTGTTGCTGGTGGACCTCAGTGCCTCCACCAAGTTCGGCACTAAAGAGCAGCTGAAGTCGGAACTTATCGCCGAATTCTGTGCCGTCTTGGGCTTTTCCGCCCTGAAGAACAACGATCGGGTGGGCATGGGGATCTTTACGGACCGTATGGAATTGTTTGTGCCCCCCAAGAAGGGCCGGCGCCATGTGCTGCGCCTCATCAGGGAAGTTCTATACTTTCAAAGTGATCGGAAAGGTACCGATCTGGAGCAGGCCCTCTCCTTTGTGAACCGGGTGCTCACCCGCCGGGCCGTCGTCTTTCTCATCTCCGACTTCGAAGATACTGGCTATGAGCGGACCCTAAAGGTGGCACAACGGCGCCACGATATTATCGCGGTACGGGTGCTAGATCAGCGGGAACGATCAATACCGAAGCTAGGACTCGTTTCTTTTGTCGATCCTGAAACGGGGGAGCATTTGGTGGTGGATACCACAAGTCCCCAGGTGCGTCGTCGCCTAGAACAGCTTCTCCGGGACCATCATCAGGCCCAGAAGGACATTTTCAAAGCTACCCGGACCGACTGGATCGACATTACTCCTGGTCAAGACTACATTCCAGTACTCCGTTCCTTTTTTGCCGCCCGCAAGCGGAAGATGTCCCGCAGGTAA
- a CDS encoding tetratricopeptide repeat protein, with product MTVRKAAWLVLVVLCLVGGVLIYWGLRPPEQVRFDQGVRAYEAGDYSQALHHWQESLIDQPGDPVLYYNIGNAHYQQEAYDEAARFYSETPDEGRVEQWRKYNLGNALYRLGETNPSVKLERFAEALEWYKAAIIDDPGDLDAKINYEFVKKQLEEEASNQGDNSQDDGEDPQEEEQDQEGTDEVQEPASSSQSQPQDFGDTDELTYEEALRLLEFLSVPEGEIRSEPQQNWTESQTEYYW from the coding sequence ATGACGGTGAGGAAAGCAGCTTGGCTGGTGTTGGTAGTGCTGTGCCTTGTGGGGGGAGTACTCATCTATTGGGGGCTCCGTCCGCCGGAGCAAGTGCGCTTTGACCAGGGAGTGAGGGCCTATGAGGCCGGCGATTACTCCCAGGCACTCCATCACTGGCAAGAATCCCTGATCGATCAACCGGGGGATCCGGTGTTGTATTATAATATCGGTAACGCCCATTACCAGCAGGAGGCCTACGACGAGGCGGCCCGGTTCTACAGTGAGACCCCAGACGAGGGCCGGGTGGAGCAGTGGCGGAAATATAACCTAGGAAATGCCCTATACCGGTTGGGTGAGACGAATCCCTCGGTGAAGCTGGAGCGATTTGCCGAGGCCTTGGAATGGTATAAGGCGGCTATCATCGATGATCCGGGGGATCTCGATGCCAAGATTAACTATGAGTTCGTGAAAAAGCAGTTGGAGGAGGAGGCCAGCAATCAAGGGGATAATTCCCAAGATGATGGGGAAGATCCCCAGGAGGAGGAGCAGGACCAGGAGGGGACCGATGAGGTCCAGGAACCAGCAAGTTCATCCCAAAGCCAACCGCAGGATTTTGGGGACACCGACGAGTTGACCTATGAAGAAGCTTTAAGGCTTTTGGAGTTTTTGAGTGTTCCCGAAGGGGAAATCAGGAGTGAGCCACAGCAGAATTGGACAGAATCGCAGACAGAGTACTATTGGTGA
- a CDS encoding tetratricopeptide repeat protein yields the protein MGVGILVLVLLMGLGMPVAAQEPEALFVLANERYLAGDYAGAIEYYEELVDLYPSANVYYNLGNAYYRQGKLGYAILNYQRAQRLAPRDRDIAHNLEYLRSQVPGEQRWEFRHLFEPFTWRELQALLVISYLMLLTAGLLVRKRTAPWKATLVLTGMLLVFAGAGLLVRGLSSPYGVVVEEVAARFAPQLQGTVHFSLPEGALVSILEEQGDWYLIKQQDQRRGWIPKSACELL from the coding sequence GTGGGTGTTGGGATTCTTGTACTGGTGTTGCTTATGGGCCTGGGGATGCCAGTTGCGGCCCAGGAACCGGAAGCGCTCTTTGTCTTGGCCAATGAGCGTTATTTGGCGGGGGACTATGCAGGGGCCATTGAGTACTACGAAGAGCTGGTGGACCTTTATCCCAGTGCCAATGTCTATTATAACCTGGGTAATGCCTATTACCGACAGGGTAAGCTGGGATATGCCATCCTCAATTACCAGCGGGCCCAGCGCCTGGCTCCCCGGGACCGGGATATCGCTCACAACCTGGAGTACTTACGATCCCAAGTCCCTGGGGAGCAGCGATGGGAATTTCGGCACCTTTTTGAACCCTTCACTTGGCGAGAACTGCAGGCGTTATTAGTGATAAGTTACCTGATGTTACTTACCGCTGGACTGTTGGTGCGCAAAAGGACAGCACCTTGGAAAGCGACCCTGGTGCTGACGGGGATGCTGCTGGTCTTCGCCGGGGCGGGGTTGTTGGTAAGGGGTCTAAGCTCCCCCTATGGAGTGGTGGTGGAGGAGGTTGCGGCCCGTTTTGCACCACAACTCCAAGGTACTGTTCATTTTTCCCTCCCCGAAGGGGCCCTGGTCTCCATCTTGGAAGAGCAGGGCGACTGGTATTTGATCAAACAACAAGACCAAAGACGGGGTTGGATACCGAAATCGGCTTGCGAGCTTCTTTAG
- a CDS encoding VWA domain-containing protein yields MKMAYPWLLHLFWLIPGLTLLYYAAGKSRKRQLALFGELELLSRSSIDLGQRRFRTTAVLVVLGVFFLVLAAIGPLVGSRPRPVGHGLDLVIALDVSKSMLAQDLKPNRIERAKLAIQELILQLDGDAVGLVVFAGTGFVQAPLTRDYDALLALLQRIDTDMVPVGGTNLQQAIEKAREAFRYGSGDKQVLIIVSDGENHVGEPVAAAKEAAAEGIQVFTLGVGTPEGELIPIEEQGVVTYLKDSTGRIVRTRLDEETLQAVATAGGGQYYHALRGDFGLMRIYEEQVKAQREQGGPETMEPINRYQIPLLVAVLLLGLEVMVAKGRR; encoded by the coding sequence ATGAAGATGGCATATCCTTGGTTATTGCACCTGTTTTGGCTGATACCAGGACTGACTCTTCTTTATTATGCCGCTGGGAAGAGCCGGAAGCGACAGTTGGCCCTGTTCGGGGAACTGGAGCTTCTTTCCCGAAGCAGTATTGACCTAGGACAGCGTCGGTTCCGGACCACTGCGGTCTTGGTGGTCTTGGGTGTCTTCTTTCTGGTTCTGGCGGCCATCGGTCCCTTGGTTGGTAGCCGTCCCCGCCCGGTGGGCCATGGACTTGACCTGGTCATTGCGCTGGATGTATCTAAGAGTATGTTGGCTCAGGATCTGAAGCCGAACCGGATCGAGCGTGCGAAACTGGCCATCCAAGAACTGATCTTGCAACTGGACGGGGACGCGGTGGGTCTGGTGGTCTTTGCAGGTACAGGATTTGTGCAGGCGCCCCTCACCCGGGACTATGATGCCTTGCTGGCACTTTTGCAACGGATCGATACGGATATGGTGCCCGTGGGTGGAACCAACCTCCAGCAGGCCATTGAGAAGGCCCGGGAGGCCTTCCGGTATGGTTCCGGAGATAAGCAAGTGCTGATTATCGTCTCTGACGGGGAAAACCATGTGGGGGAACCGGTGGCGGCGGCGAAAGAGGCTGCCGCGGAGGGGATCCAGGTGTTTACCCTGGGGGTAGGTACCCCCGAAGGGGAGCTCATCCCCATCGAGGAGCAGGGTGTTGTTACCTACCTGAAGGACAGCACTGGCCGGATTGTCCGGACCAGGCTTGACGAAGAGACCCTGCAGGCGGTGGCCACGGCCGGTGGTGGTCAATACTACCATGCGCTACGGGGGGATTTCGGCCTGATGCGCATCTACGAGGAACAGGTGAAGGCCCAGCGGGAACAGGGGGGCCCTGAGACCATGGAACCCATCAACCGCTATCAGATACCCTTGCTTGTGGCCGTCCTGCTTTTGGGGCTCGAAGTTATGGTGGCAAAGGGAAGGCGATGA
- a CDS encoding protein BatD, which translates to MRRVIWVVALVLLLNATVAAQEIELLVDKLEITLYDTLRLVVRVPGSNTQPKLSLPEWTVSYLGSAYRMTSINGVVEQYTEYTYQLAPKETGVFTIGPIEVVQNGRTLKSGTVVIKVVEGTVQPHPDIFLTLELPKERVYVYEQVPLTLHLYTRLQTENLQWPQIEGEGFVLGQFQDPTVRTETINGRTFQVVSFETTVTFIKSGKQSLGPARIRCEILEETPSRSLFPGFFPTYERRSFVAVSEALTIDVLPVPSPAPAGFTGAIGQFTELHVEVDPRSGVVGDPLTVTFQLVGTGTAQPSDLPAFQSSDDLQVHPVNLREKDDTSWVYEQVVIPKAPLQEIPSLTFWYFDPQRGEYRSLSTAPVPLQLVGEPILSRNTRTAAPGPAVPLGEDIMHIKVSLGELPGSGTGLWVVAASWTLVVGGISLGRHLRQRPRQPKVKPGPDALQQLSALEQQADPGEILPVLQSYLQAKFGLSTPSLTADQIPALFGAQLEPELVARLQELWGTLEQIRYAREKSRDQQLFLMAKELVRELERVG; encoded by the coding sequence GTGCGCCGGGTGATTTGGGTTGTGGCCTTAGTCTTGCTGCTTAATGCCACGGTGGCAGCCCAGGAGATCGAACTTCTGGTGGATAAATTGGAGATTACACTGTATGATACCCTGCGGCTCGTGGTGCGGGTGCCCGGGTCCAACACCCAACCTAAGCTTTCCCTGCCCGAATGGACGGTGAGCTATCTAGGCTCCGCCTACCGGATGACGTCCATTAACGGGGTGGTGGAACAGTATACCGAATACACTTACCAACTGGCTCCCAAGGAAACCGGTGTCTTCACCATCGGTCCCATCGAGGTGGTCCAAAACGGTCGAACCCTGAAATCGGGGACCGTGGTGATCAAAGTGGTGGAAGGGACGGTGCAACCCCATCCAGATATTTTCCTCACGCTGGAATTGCCCAAGGAACGGGTCTACGTCTATGAACAGGTCCCCTTGACCTTACACCTGTACACGCGGCTGCAGACCGAAAACCTTCAGTGGCCCCAGATCGAAGGGGAAGGATTCGTGCTGGGCCAATTCCAAGATCCCACGGTCCGCACCGAGACGATCAACGGACGAACCTTTCAGGTGGTTTCCTTTGAGACGACAGTGACCTTTATCAAGTCAGGAAAGCAGTCCCTAGGACCCGCCCGAATCCGGTGCGAGATCCTGGAGGAAACCCCCAGCCGCAGCCTTTTTCCCGGCTTTTTCCCCACTTACGAGCGTCGGTCCTTCGTGGCAGTCAGTGAGGCGCTGACCATTGATGTCCTGCCGGTACCTTCTCCGGCTCCGGCGGGGTTTACAGGAGCAATTGGCCAGTTTACCGAACTCCATGTGGAGGTGGATCCCCGTAGTGGTGTAGTGGGAGATCCCTTGACCGTAACTTTCCAGTTGGTGGGGACAGGTACGGCCCAACCCAGTGATCTGCCCGCCTTCCAAAGTAGCGATGACCTCCAGGTGCATCCGGTGAATCTCCGGGAGAAGGATGATACCAGTTGGGTCTATGAGCAGGTGGTCATACCCAAGGCACCCCTCCAAGAGATTCCCAGTCTGACCTTCTGGTATTTTGATCCCCAGAGGGGGGAATACCGCAGTCTGTCCACGGCACCGGTGCCGCTGCAGCTGGTAGGTGAGCCCATCCTATCCCGGAACACCCGGACAGCTGCACCAGGGCCTGCTGTACCTCTGGGGGAAGATATTATGCATATCAAGGTATCCTTGGGAGAACTGCCCGGCTCCGGCACAGGCCTGTGGGTGGTGGCGGCTTCATGGACCCTGGTGGTGGGAGGGATTAGCCTGGGACGTCACCTGAGACAACGGCCAAGACAACCGAAGGTGAAGCCTGGTCCCGATGCACTGCAGCAGTTGTCCGCCTTGGAGCAGCAGGCTGACCCAGGGGAGATCCTACCGGTCCTCCAAAGCTATCTGCAGGCGAAATTTGGACTTTCGACCCCTAGTTTAACGGCGGATCAGATCCCGGCCCTTTTCGGTGCCCAGTTGGAGCCAGAGCTCGTGGCGCGGCTACAGGAGCTATGGGGGACCTTGGAGCAGATCCGCTATGCCCGGGAGAAGAGTAGGGATCAACAATTGTTCCTAATGGCTAAGGAGCTTGTGCGGGAACTGGAAAGGGTAGGTTGA